The window ACTTCCGGCTTAAATTATCTGTCCGGCGCCTATGCGTTAGGCGGCATGATGGCCGGCGTGTTTTCACCGGTCGGTCGGCTGGCGTCGGTTATTGCCTTTATCTTTTCCAATGCGGTCGCTTCGCTTCAGGTCGGTAATCAGGAGGCTGTCATCGGGGGACTTTATGAGGTGATGATTTCTACGGTCGTTTACATGCTGCTGCCGCAGAAAGTCGGCACGCCGCTGATTGGCATGTTCTCACATGCTGACGATACATCCCGCTCCGACGGTCTTCGCCGTTCGGTTATTATGAAACTTGATTACGCGGCAAAGGCGCTCGGTAGTGTCTCAGAATCAGTTGAAGAAGTTTCCAAAAAGCTTTATAATGCCTGTGCTCCCGATATCAATGGCGTTTACAAGAGGACAATCGATGATGTGTGCTCCAACTGCGGATTAAAGGTTTATTGCTGGGAGCGCAATTATAATGACAGTATGAACTCCTTTAACGATCTGACAGAGAAACTGCGGACAAAAGGGAAAATTGAGCGCAATGATTTTAACGCGCAGTTTGCAACACATTGCAGCAGGCTGCCGGTCATGCTTGATACCGTAAACAGCAATTATAATGAATTTATGATAAAAGATGCGGCGGACAGCCGTGCGCAGCAGGTGCGGAACATGGTTTCCGATCAGTTCACCACCACAAGCAATATGCTTGAGGACATGGCGGCCGAACTTGAGCTTTATGAACAGTTCGACTTTGCCGCCGCACAAAAGGTCGGAGAGGTTTTGCGCGGCGCAGGGATTCTTCCCATTGATGTGAGCTGCCGCACAGACCGATTTGACCGCATGTCGATTGAAATTATTACCGCTCAGATTGAGAGCTCCCGTTTGAATAAAGGAGAGATTACGGAAGAGATTTCACGTGTGTGCAATCGAATGTTTCAACAGCCCTGTGTCAGTACGGTAAAGGGGAAATGCCGCATGCAGATGACGGAGCGCCCGCTTTACCGGGTACAAACCGGATGCGCCCAGCATTCCTGTGGGAACAAACAAATCTGCGGCGACAGCTGGGATACCTTCTCCGACGGAAATGGCCGGCAGATTGCGATTATCAGTGACGGAATGGGGACGGGAGGCCGCGCGGCGGTGGACGGTGCAATGGCGAGCGGAATTTTGTCCCGTTTGGTGAAAGCCGGCATCGGATTTGACGCTTCCCTCAAAATCGTGAATTCGGCATTGATGGTCAAATCGGGCGATGAATCGCTTGCGACCATTGATTTGGCCGCATTGGACCTGTTCAGCGGAAATCTTGAATTCATGAAAGCCGGCGCTCCCATCAGCGTGCTGCGTAAATCCGGCCGGGCAGTGGTGATCGACGCACCGAGTCTTCCGATTGGCATCTTAAATGATATCAATTTTACCAAATCTTCGGACAGCCTCGGTAAAGGCGATCTGCTGATTCTGCTTTCCGACGGAGCGCTTGCCGCGGGGGACGACTGGATTTGTGATACGGTCGAAAAATGGGGCGGACAGATTCCGCAGGAGCTTGCGGAGGAAATCGTAACACAGGCAATCGCCCGGCGTACCGACGGGCACGATGACGACATTACTGCACTGGTGTTGAAGGTGAAAGAAAACGAATAGAGCGGATTATCAATCGAAGGGAGGGAGGCATTGCCTCCCTCCCTAATTTTTTTGCAGGTTTTCCTGTACAACTTCACAGTTTTCAGCGGCATATTCGAGAAAAATGCCAATCAATTCATTTCGGCTTCTGCCGCTTTTCAAAGCGAGCCTGTCAATGGTTGAAACCGTTTCCTCTTTGATGCGTATGGAGAAAGTTTTGTAACCGTCCTCACCTTTTGGCGGTTTTACCTTTATGACAATCTTATGATTTTCCATGAAATCACCTGCTTTCGAACATATTATATGTTTAAAATAAAAACAAATATATGTTATAATTTATGTTATAACATATATTTGCGGGAGGTGATTTATTTGCCGGATTATCAAAAAATGTACACAACACTTTTCAATCAAGTCACAAGTACGATTGAGCAGCTAAAGCTGGTACAACAGAAGACGGAAGAGATGTATATAGATTCAGAGGGAACACCTTTAAAAATACATTCTTCGGTGAAAAACAGGTCGGACAAATAATTTACGGTAAAATTTACATAATAGCTTTGCGAATACTTCTTATTAATGCTTGCTATTTATTTAGCCGGGATGTAATATGTTGTTCATGGCGGAAATTGTAAGAAGCCCGCCGATACCGTGAAATAGTACGATAAAAATTGAATTTAGGAGACTGATTATGACGTCGACAAAGAGAAAAACATTGATGCTCTGTGCATCTGCAATGTGCGCACTTGCCGTTTTTACTGGATGCTCCAATCCCAATTCTTCCAGCAGTCAGCAAAGCTCTTCAGCCGCTTCCGTTTCTTCCGCGGCGGCGCCTTCATCCGCTGCATCCGTGGCGAGCTCCACCCCGGAATCGTCCCAGCCAATTGATGCTCAGACAACACTTCTTCAGCTTATAATGAAAACGGCCAAACAGGGAAAGGTGATTAACTCTGATTTTGCGGTTAAATCCAATGTGATTGAGGATGTGCAGGACAAGTGGGGGAAAGAAGACAAGTCCGAATATATTGCCGCCGCCAAAGGCACCTATGCCACGTATGCCAAAAAAGGCGTTGCGTTTGGCTTTAACAAGGGCTCACAGATTTTTGAAGTCCGGTCGTTTGACAGCCAGATTCAGGCGATCACTTTGTCAAAAGCGCAGGAAATTTTTGGTAAGCCGGATCACGATGCAGCTTCCGGCAGTGAAAGAATTATCGGATACGTTGTCAGCAAAGAGTATAAAATACTGATGGTTTTTCCGGATTCGAAAGCAAATGGCGAAGATGCGAAACTCGATCATTACTCTGTATTTTATCCGGACGGTACCATCAATATGATGGCGGATGACCCGGGCAGGCAATGGTAAGCTGAAAATTCAAAAGGAAGCCGCTCGAAAGAGTCAGCTTCCTTTTATTTATCCTATTTGATTTTAAAAAGTGTTTCGGCGTTTCTGCGCGTAACCTCTAGAATCTCCGCTATCGTTGTGCCCCGGATTTCGGCAATCTTTGCAGCTGTGTAGGCAATGAGCGTGGAATCATTGCGCTTGCCGCGGAATGGAACGGGCGTCATATACGGACAGTCCGTCTCCATAAGCATGTGTTCCAGTGGGATGGCAGCGGCCACCTCGACCGGCACGCGCGCATTCTTAAACGTGACCGCTCCGCCAAGACCGATGTACATGCCAAGCCGTACGCACTCTGTTGCCATTGCTACGCTGCCGGAAAAGCAGTGTACCACACCGGAAGGCTTTCGCTTGCGCAGCAGCTCCATAGTGTCGCCGTGCGCGTCACGGTCATGCACAATAATCGGCAGATGATACTTTTGCGCAAGCAGAATCTGGCTTTCAAATAGCTCTTTCTGCACGTTTTTCGGCGCATTTTCTTCGAAATGATAGTCCAGACCGATTTCCCCGACCGCGACAACTTTGTTCTGCGTAATCAGTGCTTCGAGCTGCTCCAGATAGTTTTCAGGAGCGTCCTTGGCACATTCCGGGTGGATTCCTACGGCAGCGTAAATATAAGGGTAATCTGCCGAAAGCTGAATAGAAGCCCGGGTGGAGTCCAAATCCGCACCGCAGTTTATTACATTGCAAATGCCGCGCCGGGGAAGGTCAGCTAAAAGTGCTTCCCGGTCGCCGGCAAAGGCCTCGTCGTCATAGTGTGCGTGAGAATCAAAAATGTTGTTTGTCATTTCCATATCAGCGGATTTTGCTCCCTGCCGGAATTCCGTCCACAAAAATGACCTTTACGTCTTCTCCGGCATCCGCCGCCAGAATCATGCCCTGGCTCTCCACGCCGCACAGCATGGCCGGTTTTAAGTTTGCAACCAGTATAATGCTGTGGCCGGTTAAATCTTCCGGCTGATACCACTTTGCAATGCCTGAAGCGACGGTTCGTTCGCCTTCACCGTCATCAATCGTCAGCTTTAAAAGCTTCTTTGCTTTCTTAATCGGCTCGCAGGCAATGATTTTGCCTACACGAAGTTCCACCTTGCCAAAGTCGTCAATGCCGATTTGGGCAATCCCTTCGATTTTATTGCCAGTGGATTCTTTTTCTCTTTCTTCGGTTGCCGGGTTGGGGATCAATTTGTTCAGCTCTTCAATCTCTTTGTCTACGTCGATGCGGGGGTAAAGCGTTTCCCCTTTGGTGATGACCGCATCGGCAGGCAGAAGTCCCCATTTTGCCGCGGCTTCATAGGTCAGCACATCGGCTTTTGCGCCAAGCTGTGCTTGAATTTTCGGCGCTGTTTCCGGAATAAAGGGCGTAATCAGAATTGACACGATGCGCAGGCTTTCGCAAAGATTATAAATTACCGCCGCAAGACGGGCATGTTTGGCTTCGTCTTTTCCGAGTGCCCACGGCATGGTCTCATCGATATATTTGTTGGTGCGGGCAATCAGTTTCCAAATTTCGGTCAGCGCGTTGCTGAACTGATAGCCGGCAATGGCATCGTCGCATTTTTGACGCAGCTCCAGCGCCATGTGAATCAGTTCGTTGTCAATCGGGTCGCTTTCACGTTCGGCGGGAATTTTGCCGCCAAAGTATTTTTCAGCCATTGCGGTGGAGCGGGAAAGAAGGTTTCCAAGGTCGTTTGCAAGGTCGGAGTTAATGCGGCTGATCAGCGCTTCATTTGTAAAAACGCCGTCCGCGCCGAACGGAATTTCACGCAGAAGGAAATAGCGGATTGCGTCCACACCGTAACGGTTGCACAGAATCACCGGGTCGACCACATTGCCCTTTGACTTGCTCATTTTGCTCCCGTCGCCGAACAGGAGCCAACCGTGGCCGTAAACCTGCTTGGGAAGGGGAAGATCGAGCGCCATCAGCATGGCGGGCCAGATAATGGTGTGAAAACGCACGATTTCCTTACCCACAAAATGCACGTCGGCAGGCCAGTATTTTTTGTAATCGGAGTCATCGTCCGAACCGTAGCCGAGCGCGGTGATGTAGTTTGTCAGCGCGTCGAGCCAGACGTAAACAACATGCTTGGGATCAAAGTCAACGGGAATCCCCCACGTAAAGCTTGTGCGCGAAACGCACAAATCGGAAAGACCCTGCTTAATAAAGTTGATCATTTCATTTTTGCGGCTTTCCGGCTGGATAAAGTTCGGCTGATCCTCATAGAGCTTTAACAGCCTGTCCGCGTAGTTAGAGATACGGAAGAAGTAAGCCTCCTCATTGGCCATCTTTACTTCTCTGCCGCAGTCCGGGCATTTGCCGTCCTTTAACTGCGTTTCGGTCCAGAAGGATTCGCACGGTGTACAGTACCATCCTTCATATTTCCCTTTGTATATTTCCCCTTTGTCATAGAGGGTTTTAAAAATTTTCTGAACGGCCTTTACATGATAATCGTCGGTCGTGCGGATAAAGCGGTCGTTGGAAATATTTAAAAGCTTCCATAAGTCCTGAAAGCCCGCGACGATTTTATCGACATATTCTTTTGGGGTGACACCTTCTTTTTCGGCGTTTATCTCAATTTTTTGGCCGTGCTCGTCAGTTCCGGTCAGAAACATCACGTCGTAGCCCTGCATTCGTTTATAGCGCGCGATTGCGTCGCTTGCGACGGTGCAGTAGCTGTGGCCGATGTGCGCCTTACCCGAGGGGTAGTAGATAGGCGTTGTGATGTAAAAAGTTTTTTTGTCCATGTTTTAACCTCCAAGAGAATGGTATTCTTCAATAAAATGACTAATTTTAATATTATACCATTTTTTTCATAAATAGTGAATATAAAATTAAGAAACATGTGTCATTCGCTGACTGGAATGTAAAAATTAAAAAAAAGTACCGCTCCGAAACTTAAATTAGTCTTGGAGCGGTACAATTATGATATGATTAATCTGATACTGTAGCGGAATCATCAGTTCCGGCATTTTCGCCATA of the uncultured Caproiciproducens sp. genome contains:
- a CDS encoding TatD family hydrolase — protein: MEMTNNIFDSHAHYDDEAFAGDREALLADLPRRGICNVINCGADLDSTRASIQLSADYPYIYAAVGIHPECAKDAPENYLEQLEALITQNKVVAVGEIGLDYHFEENAPKNVQKELFESQILLAQKYHLPIIVHDRDAHGDTMELLRKRKPSGVVHCFSGSVAMATECVRLGMYIGLGGAVTFKNARVPVEVAAAIPLEHMLMETDCPYMTPVPFRGKRNDSTLIAYTAAKIAEIRGTTIAEILEVTRRNAETLFKIK
- a CDS encoding SpoIIE family protein phosphatase; this translates as MIKAKTGRINFTTAALDPTKAVAKQLVYFTVALLCSRGLVFGKYAPFGVAAVAAFPYSGIWSVVLGSTIGYLLPSAAVVPVHYIAAVLAAAAIRWTLNDLVKLKMHPGFAPATAFLPVFATGMAIVFVNGSATSTVAMYMAEALLAGGMAYFFARTAGIVNSGRNISTMNAQEIACAALSAGVVLLSLSNLSIGPVSLGRMLAVIVILFAAHYGGVAGGSVAGIAAGIVFSLSTSGLNYLSGAYALGGMMAGVFSPVGRLASVIAFIFSNAVASLQVGNQEAVIGGLYEVMISTVVYMLLPQKVGTPLIGMFSHADDTSRSDGLRRSVIMKLDYAAKALGSVSESVEEVSKKLYNACAPDINGVYKRTIDDVCSNCGLKVYCWERNYNDSMNSFNDLTEKLRTKGKIERNDFNAQFATHCSRLPVMLDTVNSNYNEFMIKDAADSRAQQVRNMVSDQFTTTSNMLEDMAAELELYEQFDFAAAQKVGEVLRGAGILPIDVSCRTDRFDRMSIEIITAQIESSRLNKGEITEEISRVCNRMFQQPCVSTVKGKCRMQMTERPLYRVQTGCAQHSCGNKQICGDSWDTFSDGNGRQIAIISDGMGTGGRAAVDGAMASGILSRLVKAGIGFDASLKIVNSALMVKSGDESLATIDLAALDLFSGNLEFMKAGAPISVLRKSGRAVVIDAPSLPIGILNDINFTKSSDSLGKGDLLILLSDGALAAGDDWICDTVEKWGGQIPQELAEEIVTQAIARRTDGHDDDITALVLKVKENE
- a CDS encoding YjgB family protein, whose amino-acid sequence is MTSTKRKTLMLCASAMCALAVFTGCSNPNSSSSQQSSSAASVSSAAAPSSAASVASSTPESSQPIDAQTTLLQLIMKTAKQGKVINSDFAVKSNVIEDVQDKWGKEDKSEYIAAAKGTYATYAKKGVAFGFNKGSQIFEVRSFDSQIQAITLSKAQEIFGKPDHDAASGSERIIGYVVSKEYKILMVFPDSKANGEDAKLDHYSVFYPDGTINMMADDPGRQW
- a CDS encoding CopG family transcriptional regulator: MENHKIVIKVKPPKGEDGYKTFSIRIKEETVSTIDRLALKSGRSRNELIGIFLEYAAENCEVVQENLQKN
- the metG gene encoding methionine--tRNA ligase, with translation MDKKTFYITTPIYYPSGKAHIGHSYCTVASDAIARYKRMQGYDVMFLTGTDEHGQKIEINAEKEGVTPKEYVDKIVAGFQDLWKLLNISNDRFIRTTDDYHVKAVQKIFKTLYDKGEIYKGKYEGWYCTPCESFWTETQLKDGKCPDCGREVKMANEEAYFFRISNYADRLLKLYEDQPNFIQPESRKNEMINFIKQGLSDLCVSRTSFTWGIPVDFDPKHVVYVWLDALTNYITALGYGSDDDSDYKKYWPADVHFVGKEIVRFHTIIWPAMLMALDLPLPKQVYGHGWLLFGDGSKMSKSKGNVVDPVILCNRYGVDAIRYFLLREIPFGADGVFTNEALISRINSDLANDLGNLLSRSTAMAEKYFGGKIPAERESDPIDNELIHMALELRQKCDDAIAGYQFSNALTEIWKLIARTNKYIDETMPWALGKDEAKHARLAAVIYNLCESLRIVSILITPFIPETAPKIQAQLGAKADVLTYEAAAKWGLLPADAVITKGETLYPRIDVDKEIEELNKLIPNPATEEREKESTGNKIEGIAQIGIDDFGKVELRVGKIIACEPIKKAKKLLKLTIDDGEGERTVASGIAKWYQPEDLTGHSIILVANLKPAMLCGVESQGMILAADAGEDVKVIFVDGIPAGSKIR